The following proteins are encoded in a genomic region of Takifugu rubripes chromosome 21, fTakRub1.2, whole genome shotgun sequence:
- the loxhd1b gene encoding LOW QUALITY PROTEIN: lipoxygenase homology domain-containing protein 1 (The sequence of the model RefSeq protein was modified relative to this genomic sequence to represent the inferred CDS: deleted 1 base in 1 codon) produces MPAKKKKARPGAEDETKDVDDDDPEGQEAKPEQKRKKVSESQHAGRLKKKKLKVSDEEGYNSDASAPDVKTGKTKRKNKETAKKKKAKGESEDELNGGSTDSENNNNDSKKGQKVLLVFEKPPKKSQRGTRMGSKDKKSKGEDKKSKKESEKEDEDQTAGDEEEGKKKKKDKKKKGSEKGDSDEDNRKTKGKKKKVENYVEIYENELLNYELEKVENYEDEYHKKKVYEVVTITGDERGAGTDANVFVTLFGEYGITPKVHLASNTEKRSRTAFERAKTDVFRIRTHNIGPLKKIRIEHDNTGINASWFLDRVVVTDVIRPHLRFYFSCNNWLSKVEGEGLYVRDLLGTMDPMEAPKYNKYVVSVYTADVKSSGTDADVFINIFGEFGDTGERRLDNNKNNFEKGTEDKFTIEAPNLGKVRKVTIGHNNKGSSAGWFVDKVILDDMGNKMVYEFPINRWFAVDEDDGKIQRDILVGGSQPTGIVYNVQIVTGNIRGAGTNSHVHVVIHGSKGIRNSGKVFLAGGKFERGLTDIFNVELAALLSPLSRVTVGHNNDGVSAGWYCEKVVVHCPFTGIQQTFPCDKWLDEKEGDGLIERELYEMVSLRQKRQKKHPWSLWIWTSDLPNAGTDADVCFQVYGEKGKSDELRLDNKTDNFEQGQVDRFMVELPDLGKLTKVRLWHEKRNPFAGWHLSKATLMKTLTKEKYNFPCERWLDTNEDDNEVVRELPACGELVPEPLPLIKYRVTVCTGTVGGSGTDASVFLNLIGNQGDTGDRWLVNCSNNINKFEKGNLDEFIIEAVAIGQILRVRIGHDGKGGGCGWFLNKVIVREEGQAEAHAVEFPCNRWLDRSEDDGQIVRELLPFSDGQRLYNVNYHIAVKTGNISGGSSDSNVFVKLYGEKGDTSKMMLLVSDNNLGNYFEKGRVDIFTVETSDIGQLNRLMIGHTNAGMNAGWFLDSVQIMVPVHGKHYMFPCHRWLDKDEADGKTQVEIYPSEILDVEQFINYEVTVVTGDVTFAGTNAKVFVQIYGDKGKTEVITLESRSNNYERNAMEIFKIEAKDVGKIFKIRIGHDGLGIGSGWFLEKVYVKHLIMALVPRENKKDDKKKKKKKKKDKEDEEEVGGEEMQEVVVTYHFPCSRWLASGEDDDDLVVELLPEDAEELEVNTYEVCVFTGDMLGGGADANVFINIYGENGDTGERHLRNSDNINKFERGQEDVFTVIAVDLGPLKKLRIRHDNSHSHSSWYLDRVEIVDTKDDTTYYFPCNRWLAVDEDDGQIARELVPVDEAFMRKDEDEEGTSTTLGLEQKSMSTTYTLKIKTGERKHAGTDANVFAILFGENDDTGTINLKACKNYKNKFELGMINEFIVEAVDLGDLEKIRIGHDNAGGSAGWFLDWVEVDAPSQGQRLRFPCGRWLDKGEDDGAIVRELYPADLQTEFYMPFVPYEIKIYTSDVFGAGTDADVFIVLYGQKGVCTQQKHLCVNKRERRLYFERGAADMFIVELEDIGDIIEKIRIGHDNRGSNPGWHLDRVEIRRKLRKGKGSETTIFPCERWLAKSEDDGETVRELVPSDIITEKLLRDGKLKQTETEVEDALEIHTYKVSVRTGDMFGAGTDASVFLTIYGDLGDTGERKLAKSENNKNKFERGQVDKFTIEAVDLGQVFKLHVRHDNSLMGADWYLDQVEVLDMETEEVYMFLCERWLSTKKEDQRVERTFYVKGYEGERNTDPNSKKIAQAKQGLDRNANKKKKKKKTAAVEEGPIIPYHFTLSTGVDRDGSTTARAYVIIIGPNDMETERLWLDLPVGKKGFVAGTMDHFVCYATDVGEIKRVELGHNGITPDSCWLVDELSVAVPTKGIKYIFPCKCWLAKDRGDGLACRLFNVLDASTININRKVIYSVTAVTGDTQYAGTDARIYLTVFGANGSTEEMLLPKNEDRFERGQEDTFSLEVDDIAPLKKIRVRTDASGSRPDWFLDKMLMRNLTTDEVYVFTYESWLSKTRGPKRTTVCELAAVVDDEEMVENTTYIIQVQTSDITGAGTDANVSLIVFGEYGDTGTLALKTSTNRNKFERKTKDVFRFPDLLSLGELSKVRVWHDNKGPAPGWHLDYIDVRDEAMDQTFRFPCDRWLAKNEDDGQIMRDLACANNDSIDLSDKTKYEIAATTGHSEDASTTENAWIVLEGRKARSKEFVLENKKKKFLSGATDTFEFSSKHVGEIAGICLGHITKDGKKVKNEDFWHVTEVVVTEMELGNKYFFHCDAKIPLAAKKDQFMTFECFKSIESFASKVRKLVPVKYEIIVITGDVKGAGTDANVSVTIFGVNGDSGKRQLRQKFRNLFERGRTDRFMVEMLDLGELLRVKVEHDNRGSSCGWYLECIEVTNTANSVTTIFQCGKWLDARKADGQIERVLYPRY; encoded by the exons atgcccgcaaaaaagaaaaaagcacgACCGGGTGCTGAGGACGAAACCAAAGATGTGGATGACGATGACCCGGAGGGTCAGGAAGCAAAGCCAgagcagaaaaggaagaaggtCAGTGAGTCACAGCACGCTGGACgattgaagaagaagaagcttaaGGTCAGTGACGAAGAAGGATATAATTCTGATGCCTCGGCACCAGATGTGAAGACCGGcaagacaaaaaggaaaaacaaagaaactgccaagaagaagaaagctaaAGGAGAGAGCGAGGATGAGTTGAACGGTGGAAGCACGGACAGcgagaacaacaacaatgactCCAAGAAGGGACAGAAGGTCTTATTAGTGTTCGAGAAGCCACCAAAGAAGTCCCAGAGAGGAACCAGGATGGGCTCAAAAGATAAAAAATCCAAAGGGGAAGACAAGAAATCCAAAAAGGAATCTGAGAAGGAGGACGAAGACCAGACAGCtggggatgaagaggaagggaaaaagaaaaagaaggacaagaagaagaaaggctcCGAGAAGGGGGACAGCGATGAAGACAACAGAAAGACAAaaggcaagaagaagaaagtggaaAATTACGTGGAGATCTACGAGAACGAGCTCCTCAACTACGAgttggagaaggtggagaactACGAGGACGAGTATCACAAGAAGAAAG TTTATGAGGTGGTGACCATCACcggagacgagagaggagcgGGCACTGATGCCAACGTCTTCGTCACGCTGTTTGGCGAGTACGGCATCACTCCCAAAGTTCACCTGGCGAGCAA CACAGAAAAGAG GAGCCGTACGGCCTTTGAGAGAGCCAAAACCGACGTGTTCCGAATCAGAACGCACAACATCGGGCCTCTGAAAAAGATAAG AATCGAACATGACAACACGGGAATCAATGCTAGCTGGTTCCTGGACAGGGTGGTGGTGACAGACGTGATCAGGCCACATCTGAGGTTCTACTTCTCCTGCAACAACTGGCTGAGCAAAGTGGAGGGGGAGGGCCTCTATGTCCGAGACCTGCTGGGCACCATGGATCCAATGGAAGCGCCTAAAT ATAATAAATACGTAGTCAGCGTTTACACGGCGGACGTTAAATCGAGCGGCACGGATGCGGATGTGTTCATCAATATCTTTGGAGAGTTTGGAGACACAG GCGAGAGGCGCCtcgacaacaacaaaaacaactttgAGAAGGGCACAGAGGACAAGTTCACCATCGAGGCGCCGAACTTGGGAAAAGTCAGGAAGGTCACCATTGGCCACAACAACAAGGGCTCCTCAGCCGGATGGTTTGTGGACAag GTGATTTTAGATGACATGGGAAACAAAATGGTGTATGAATTTCCCATCAATCGCTGGTTTGCTGTTGACGAGGACGATGGGAAGATCCAGAGGGACATTTTGGTAGGAGGGAGTCAGCCCACAG GTATTGTGTACAACGTCCAGATTGTGACAGGAAACATCCGAGGTGCTGGGACCAACTCCCATGTCCATGTGGTGATACACGGCTCAAAGGGCATCCGGAACAGTGGAAAG GTGTTTCTGGCAGGAGGAAAGTTCGAGAGGGGCCTGACGGACATCTTCAACGTTGAGCTCGCTGCGCTACTCAGTCCCCTCAGCAGAGTGACCGTCGGTCACAACAACGACGGCGTCAGCGCCGGCTGGTACTGCGAAAAG GTGGTGGTGCACTGTCCATTCACGGGGATACAGCAGACGTTCCCCTGTGACAAATGGCTGGATGAGAAGGAGGGAGACGGGCTAATAGAGAGGGAACTCTACGAGATGGTGTCGCTCAGGCAGAAGCGTCAGAAGA AGCACCCCTGGTCTTTGTGGATCTGGACGTCAGACCTGCCCAACGCTGGAACCGATGCAGATGTCTGCTTCCAGGTGTACGGCGAGAAGGGCAAGAGTGATGAGCTCAGGCTAGACAACAAAACAGACAATTTTGAGCAGGGACAGGTGGACAGGTTCATG GTTGAGCTGCCTGATTTGGGAAAGCTGACCAAAGTCCGTTTGTGGCATGAGAAGAGGAATCCCTTCGCAGGGTGGCACCTCAGTAAG GCAACTCTGATGAAGACTTTGACGAAGGAGAAGTATAACTTTCCATGTGAGCGCTGGCTGGACACAAATGAGGATGATAACGAAGTTGTGAGGGAGCTCCCTGCCTGCGGAGAGCTCGTCCCTGAGCCGCTGCCCC TGATCAAATACAGGGTGACGGTTTGCACGGGGACGGTCGGAGGAAGCGGGACCGACGCATCCGTGTTCCTGAATCTGATTGGCAACCAGGGGGACACGGGCGATCGGTGGCTGGTTAACTGCAGCAACAATATCAACAAGTTTGAAAAAGGAAAC TTGGATGAGTTCATAATCGAGGCAGTGGCTATCGGGCAGATCCTCAGGGTGAGAATCGGACACGATGGCAAAGGAGGAGGATGCGGCTGGTTCCTGAACAAAGTGATTGTTAGAGAGGAGGGCCAGGCTGAGGCCCATGCTGTGGAATTCCCATGCAACAG GTGGCTGGACCGGAGTGAGGACGATGGACAGATCGTCAGAGAGTTGCTTCCCTTCTCAGACGGACAGCGTCTTTACA ACGTCAACTATCACATTGCTGTCAAGACGGGAAACATCTCCGGGGGCAGCTCGGACTCCAACGTGTTTGTCAAGCTGTACGGAGAGAAAGGCGACACCAGTAAGATGATGCTGCTGGTATCAGACAATAACCTGGGGAATTACTTTGAGAAGGGCCGTGTGGATATCTTCACCGTGGAAACCTCTGACATTGGACAG CTCAACCGTCTCATGATTGGACACACCAATGCAGGCATGAATGCGGGTTGGTTCCTGGACAGTGTTCAGATCATGGTTCCAGTTCACGGGAAGCATTACATGTTCCCCTGTCACCGCTGGCTGGATAAGGATGAGGCTGATGGCAAGACGCAGGTGGAGATTTACCCCAGCGAGATCCTGGATGTGGAACAAT tcatTAACTAtgaggtgactgttgtgacCGGAGATGTGACGTTTGCCGGCACCAATGCCAAAGTGTTTGTCCAGATCTACGGGGACAAGGGGAAGACGGAGGTTATCACGCTTGAAAGTAGATCCAACAACTACGAGCGCAACGCCATGGAAATATTCAAG ATTGAAGCCAAAGATGTGGGGAAAATTTTCAAGATCCGCATCGGTCACGATGGCCTGGGAATCGGGTCAGGGTGGTTCCTGGAAAAAGTGTACGTGAAGCATTTAATCATGGCGCTGGTGCCCAGGGAGAATAAAAAGGacgacaagaaaaaaaagaagaagaagaaaaaggacaaggaggatgaagaagaagttGGCGGAGAGGAGATGCAGGAAGTGGTGGTGACGTACCATTTCCCATGTTCTCGCTGGCTGGCCAGCGGGGAGGACGATGATGATCTGGTAGTGGAACTGCTGCCGGAGGACGCCGAAGAGCTGGAAG TCAACACCTACGAAGTGTGTGTCTTTACCGGCGACATGCTCGGTGGTGGGGCCGACGCCAACGTCTTCATCAATATTTATGGCGAAAACGGAGACACCGGAGAGCGCCATCTGAGAAACTCTGACAATATCAACAAATTTGAGCGGGGGCAG GAGGACGTTTTCACTGTGATAGCTGTTGATCTGGGTCCACTGAAGAAGCTGCGAATCCGCCATGATAACAGCCATTCCCACTCATCCTGGTACCTGGATCGAGTGGAGATTGTGGACACAAAGGACGATACCAC GTACTATTTTCCCTGCAATCGCTGGCTGGCtgtggatgaagatgatggacaGATAGCAAGGGAGCTGGTTCCTGTGGATGAGGCCTTTATGAGgaaggatgaggatgaggaggggacAAGCACGACTCTGGGGCTGGAGCAGAAAT CCATGTCAACCACATACACTTTGAAAATTAAAACCGGGGAAAGAAAACACGCTGGAACCGATGCCAATGTCTTTGCCATCCTGTTTGGTGAAAACGACGACACCG GAACCATCAACCTCAAGGCTTGTAAGAACTACAAGAATAAGTTTGAACTGGGGATGATCAATGAGTTCATTGTGGAGGCTGTGGATTTGGGCGACCTGGAGAAGATTAGAATTGGACATGATAACGCAG GTGGTTCTGCCGGTTGGTTTTTGGACTGGGTTGAGGTTGACGCCCCCTCGCAGGGTCAGAGACTCCGGTTCCCATGCGGCCGTTGGCTGGATAAAGGAGAGGACGATGGGGCGATTGTGAGGGAACTATATCCTGCTGATTTACAGACAGAGTTCTACATGCCTT TCGTGCCGTACGAGATCAAGATTTACACCAGCGATGTGTTCGGCGCTGGAACCGACGCCGACGTGTTCATAGTCCTGTATGGACAGAAGGGGGTGTGCACTCAGCAGAAACACCTGTGCGTCAACAAAAGAGAGAGACGTCTGTACTTTGAGAGGGGAGCTGCGGACATGTTCATCGTGGAG CTGGAGGACATCGGCGACATTATAGAGAAAATCAGGATCGGACACGACAACAGGGGTTCCAACCCAGGGTGGCATCTCGACAGAGTGGAGATCAGACGAAAGCTGAGGAAAGGAAAG GGTTCAGAGACCACCATTTTTCCGTGTGAGCGATGGCTGGCCAAGTCTGAAGACGATGGGGAGACGGTGAGAGAGCTGGTcccctctgacatcatcacagagAAGCTCCTCAGGGATGGAAAGCTGAAGCAGACTGAAACCGAAGTGGAAGATGCTTTGGAGA TTCACACGTACAAAGTGTCCGTGCGGACGGGCGACATGTTTGGAGCAGGAACTGACGCCTCAGTCTTTCTCACCATCTACGGAGATTTGGGAGACACAGGAGAGCGTAAACTGGCCAAATCTGAGAACAACAAGAACAAGTTTGAGAGAGGACAG GTGGACAAGTTTACTATCGAGGCTGTGGACCTGGGCCAAGTGTTTAAGCTTCATGTACGTCACGATAACTCTCTGATGGGGGCTGATTGGTACCTGGACCAGGTGGAAGTGCTGGATATGGAAACAGAAGAGGTGTACATGTTCCTGTGTGAGCGCTGGCTGTCGACAAAGAAAGAGGACCAACGCGTAGAGCGGACCTTCTACGTAAAG GGATATGAAGGGGAGAGAAACACAGATCCAAATTCAAAGAAGATTGCTCAGGCCAAACAGGGGCTGGACAGAAATgccaacaaaaagaaaaagaagaagaagacggcaGCGGTGGAAGAGGGACCCA TCATCCCGTACCACTTCACCTTATCCACGGGTGTCGACCGCGATGGCAGCACGACAGCCAGGGCTTACGTCATCATTATTGGCCCCAACGACATGGAGACGGAGCGCCTGTGGTTGGACCTGCCTGTGGGAAAGAAAGGCTTCGTAGCCGGCACCATGGACCACTTTGTCTGCTACGCCACCGACGTAGGAGAGATCAAGCGAGTGGAA CTTGGCCATAACGGCATCACACCAGATAGCTGCTGGTTGGTGGATGAGCTGTCGGTTGCCGTGCCAACCAAGGGGATCAAGTACATATTTCCATGTAAGTGCTGGCTTGCTAAAGACAGGGGAGACGGTCTGGCGTGCAGACTGTTCAATGTTTTAGACGCCAGCACAATCAACATTAACCGCAAA GTAATTTATTCAGTCACAGCTGTCACCGGCGACACGCAGTATGCCGGGACCGACGCTAGAATTTATCTGACAGTTTTTGGAGCCAATGGGAGCACAGAGGAAATGCTTCTACCCAAAAACGAGGACAG ATTCGAAAGGGGTCAAGAAGATACCTTCAGCCTGGAGGTAGATGACATAGCCCCTCTGAAGAAGATTAGAGTTCGGACTGATGCCTCTGGAAGTCGCCCCGACTGGTTTCTTGACAAG ATGCTGATGCGGAACCTGACCACGGACGAGGTGTACGTGTTTACATACGAGAGCTGGCTGTCGAAGACGAGAGGGCCCAAGAGGACGACGGTGTGCGAGCTGGCAGCTGTGGTGGATGACGAGGAGATGGTGGAGAACACGACCTACATCATCCAGGTCCAGACCAGCGATAttacag GCGCCGGCACCGACGCCAACGTGTCTCTGATTGTGTTTGGGGAGTACGGGGATACTGGGACGCTTGCC CTGAAGACTAGCACCAACAGGAACAAGTTTGAGCGTAAAACTAAAGACGTGTTTAGATTTCCTGACCTGCTCAGCCTGGGCGAACTGTCCAAGGTCCGTGTGTGGCATGATAAcaaag GCCCTGCTCCTGGGTGGCACCTGGATTATATTGACGTGAGAGATGAGGCCATGGACCAGACCTTTAGGTTCCCCTGCGACCGCTGGTTAGCTAAAAATGAAGATGATGGACAGATCATGAGGGACCTGGCCTGTGCCAACAATGACTCCATAGACCTCAGTGATAAAACCA aATATGAAATCGCCGCCACTACAGGTCACTCAGAGGACGCCTCAACGACGGAAAACGCCTGGATCGTACTGGAGGGAAGGAAAGCTCGTTCCAAGGAGTTTGTCCTAGAGAATAAGAAAAAGAAGTTCTTAAG CGGCGCCACTGACACGTTTGAGTTCTCCTCCAAACACGTGGGAGAGATCGCCGGAATCTGCCTCGGTCACATAACCAAGGATGGAAAGAAGGTGAAGAACGAGGATTTCTGGCACGTTACGGAGGTGGTGGTGACGGAAATGGAACTGGGAAACAA GTATTTCTTCCACTGTGATGCTAAAATCCCACTGGCAGCCAAAAAAGACCAGTTCATGACCTTTGAGTGCTTCAAGTCGATCGAAAGCTTCGCCAGCAAAGTCCGTAAACTCGTCCCGGTCAAGTACGAAATCATCGTCATCACCGGGGACGTCAAAGGAGCCGGCACGGACGCCAACGTCTCCGTCACCATCTTCGGCGTCAACGGCGACTCGGGCAAGCGTCAGCTGCGGCAGAAGTTCCGCAACCTGTTCGAGCGGGGGCGCACCGACCGCTTCATGGTGGAGATGCTGGACCTCGGGGAGCTGCTGAGGGTCAAGGTGGAGCACGACAACCGCGGCTCCAGCTGCGGCTGGTATCTGGAGTGCATCGAGGTGACCAACACGGCCAACTCGGTCACCACCATCTTCCAGTGCGGCAAGTGGCTGGACGCTCGCAAGGCCGACGGGCAGATCGAGCGGGTTCTCTACCCGCGGTACTGA
- the ptger4a gene encoding prostaglandin E receptor 4 (subtype EP4) a has protein sequence MNNQSMTGRTMVPTIPSVMFIFGVIGNVIAIAVLCKSRKEQKETTFYTLVCGLAVTDLLGTLLASPVTIATYVKGSWPGEDPLCQHFGFTLLFFSLAGLSIICAMSVERYMAINHAYFYNDYVDQKLAGLTLLAIYVSNAFFCALPIIGFGQVKKQYPQTWCFLEWRSNKTSDAAYSYMYAGFSSLLILATVICNVLVCVALIRMHRRFVRRMSLGNDLGRTVDPRRRGRSFGRLAGAEIQMVILLIGTSAVVLVCSIPLVAQVFLNQLYKTPVEPVLEKNPDLRAIRFASFNPILDPWIYILLRKAVLLKLIEKIKCLFCKMGSRGQQTPGNFHCIDAQQLSSVISKRESLSLVSHNLRDINSSSQTFLYLPEGCELYCGSCHRADRPPSDRNSQASCGLEQVGEEARVIRDTAALPCPKDTTLQVSLSTEAEEEKCI, from the exons ATGAATAATCAGTCGATGACAGGGAGGACCATGGTCCCCACCATCCCGTCCGTTATGTTCATTTTCGGGGTGATCGGCAACGTCATCGCCATCGCGGTTCTTTGCAAATCTCGTAAGGAACAAAAGGAAACCACGTTTTACACGCTGGTGTGTGGCCTGGCGGTCACAGACCTCCTCGGGACCCTCCTGGCCAGCCCGGTCACCATCGCCACCTACGTGAAGGGGTCTTGGCCAGGGGAGGACCCGCTGTGCCAGCACTTTGGATTTACTTTGTTGTTCTTCTCTCTGGCGGGACTCAGCATCATCTGCGCCATGTCGGTGGAGAGATACATGGCTATAAACCATGCCTATTTCTACAATGACTACGTTGATCAGAAGTTGGCGGGCTTGACGCTCCTCGCCATCTACGTCTCCAACGCGTTCTTTTGCGCGCTGCCGATCATCGGCTTCGGGCAGGTGAAGAAACAGTACCCGCAGACCTGGTGCTTTTTGGAGTGGAGGAGCAACAAGACCAGCGACGCCGCTTACTCCTACATGTACGCCGGGTTCagctccctcctcatcctcgccaCCGTCATCTGTAACGTGCTGGTGTGCGTCGCCCTGATTCGGATGCACCGGCGCTTCGTGCGCAGGATGTCCCTCGGGAACGACCTCGGGCGCACCGTGGACCCGCGGCGAAGGGGACGCAGCTTCGGGCGGCTGGCCGGTGCTGAGATCCAGATGGTCATTCTGCTCATAGGCACGTCGGCAGTCGTGCTTGTCTGCTCCATCCCACTTGTT GCTCAGGTTTTTCTCAACCAGCTCTACAAGACTCCGGTGGAGCCGGTGTTGGAAAAGAACCCCGACCTTCGAGCGATACGCTTTGCCTCGTTCAACCCCATCCTCGACCCCTGGATCTACATCCTGCTCCGCAAGGCCGTTCTGCTCAAGCTAATTGAGAAAATCAAGTGTTTGTTTTGCAAGATGGGATCGAGAGGACAACAGACGCCGGGGAATTTCCACTGTATCGATGCGCAACAGCTCTCCTCGGTCATCTCCAAGCGGGAATCTCTGTCCCTGGTTTCCCACAACCTGCGCGACATCAACAGCAGCTCCCAGACCTTCCTCTATCTGCCAGAGGGATGTGAGTTGTACTGCGGGAGCTgccacagagcagacagaccaCCATCGGACAGAAACTCACAGGCTTCTTGTGGGCTTGAGCAGGTCGGAGAAGAGGCAAGGGTCATAAGGGACACTGCAGCGCTGCCATGCCCCAAAGACACAACGCTTCAGGTCTCACTGAGCAccgaggcggaggaggagaaatgCATCTGA